From Erwinia sp. HDF1-3R, one genomic window encodes:
- a CDS encoding EamA family transporter, producing the protein MKLHHLLLAVLITAVWGVNFSVIKLGLHSVDPFILAGIRFTLCAIPAMLFIKKPNVPWRYLIGYGLVFGIGLWGLVNLGIKTGLSAGIASLLLQFSAFFTLFSGSWVFKERLSRYQIAGFAFSCAGLLSIFFITDGSVTLSGLLLVLMGAIAWSIANIIIKKADTKQVFAFLVWSSAFSPVPLFLLDGWVNGTSGYSSLFSHIDARAVISILFQVYPNTLFGYWIWNSLLKQYPVSTVAPLSLLVPVFGILGSTVIFGENIPPMKIVALFLILIGLVLGLYGQRLKRYFFERRIE; encoded by the coding sequence ATGAAATTACACCATTTGCTACTCGCCGTTTTGATCACCGCAGTCTGGGGCGTAAACTTTTCCGTTATTAAGTTAGGGCTGCACTCGGTCGATCCTTTTATTTTGGCAGGTATTCGCTTTACCTTGTGTGCCATACCGGCGATGCTATTTATTAAAAAACCGAATGTTCCATGGCGCTATCTTATAGGCTATGGTCTGGTTTTTGGTATTGGTCTATGGGGGCTGGTCAATCTGGGTATAAAAACCGGGCTCTCTGCAGGAATTGCCTCGCTTCTGCTACAGTTCAGTGCCTTTTTCACCCTCTTCTCTGGAAGCTGGGTGTTTAAAGAGCGCCTCAGCCGCTATCAAATTGCTGGTTTTGCTTTCTCATGTGCAGGATTACTAAGCATATTTTTTATCACTGATGGTTCCGTCACCCTCTCGGGGCTGCTGCTTGTGCTTATGGGGGCGATAGCATGGAGTATTGCCAACATTATTATCAAAAAAGCAGATACAAAACAGGTGTTTGCTTTTTTAGTTTGGTCCAGCGCCTTTTCTCCAGTCCCCCTTTTTCTGCTGGATGGGTGGGTGAATGGCACCTCTGGCTATAGCTCGCTATTCAGCCATATTGATGCTCGTGCTGTGATATCCATACTTTTTCAGGTATATCCCAATACCTTATTTGGTTATTGGATATGGAATTCTCTGCTTAAACAATATCCCGTCTCCACGGTGGCCCCCCTCTCCCTGCTGGTGCCGGTTTTCGGCATTCTGGGCTCAACGGTGATATTTGGCGAAAACATCCCGCCGATGAAGATCGTCGCTCTGTTCCTGATTCTCATCGGGTTGGTTTTAGGTCTGTATGGCCAGCGGCTAAAGCGATATTTTTTTGAAAGGCGCATCGAATAA
- a CDS encoding DUF4142 domain-containing protein — translation MQKDKILKGLLTVSAVAAMFCAVGVQAQTPTSAAQNSAASQSGTSARLSSGDEKALKDMAQADINEVAAAKIALSKAHGSEVKAFAQQMVDDHGGALTKVQAVAQQKGVALPTEPDASHKAMAARLEKQSGATFDKVYMENAGTKDHKMVLSTLKSDARKIKDPDVKALADAHLPVVEQHLKSAQKL, via the coding sequence ATGCAAAAAGATAAAATCTTAAAAGGGCTGCTAACCGTTTCGGCAGTGGCAGCCATGTTCTGCGCTGTCGGCGTGCAAGCCCAGACGCCGACGAGCGCCGCGCAGAATAGCGCCGCCAGTCAGAGCGGTACGAGCGCCAGGCTTAGCTCCGGTGACGAAAAGGCGTTGAAGGACATGGCGCAGGCCGATATCAATGAAGTCGCCGCCGCCAAAATCGCGCTGAGCAAAGCCCACGGCAGCGAAGTTAAAGCATTCGCTCAGCAAATGGTCGATGACCATGGTGGTGCTCTGACCAAAGTACAGGCAGTTGCTCAGCAAAAAGGCGTGGCACTGCCGACTGAGCCGGACGCCAGTCACAAGGCCATGGCCGCCAGGCTGGAAAAACAAAGCGGCGCCACATTTGACAAAGTGTATATGGAAAATGCCGGCACTAAGGACCATAAGATGGTGCTGTCGACGCTGAAGAGTGACGCCAGGAAGATTAAGGATCCGGATGTGAAGGCCCTGGCCGACGCGCACCTGCCGGTCGTTGAGCAGCACCTGAAGTCCGCCCAAAAGCTATAA
- a CDS encoding LysE family translocator: MAISHELILIYTTYFVATASPGPSNMAIMGTAMKKGRSAALALAGGIIGGSMLWALLATCGVLTVLATFAELLIVLKIGGGLYLLWLAFKSGKSALSRSGVTEFEAGDERVAYGKLFRQGILMHVGNPKAILTWVAIMSVALKPDLSASTLPMIIFGCAAICVVVFCGYALLFSTAVMGAFYRRIRRGLDALLACCFAFAGLKMIYTCRVN, encoded by the coding sequence ATGGCGATTTCGCACGAATTAATCCTGATTTACACCACTTACTTTGTCGCAACTGCCAGCCCTGGGCCAAGTAATATGGCTATTATGGGTACGGCAATGAAAAAGGGCCGTAGCGCTGCATTGGCGCTCGCGGGTGGTATTATTGGCGGTTCCATGCTGTGGGCATTGCTGGCGACCTGCGGCGTGCTAACGGTACTGGCGACCTTTGCCGAGTTACTCATCGTGTTAAAAATCGGTGGGGGTTTGTATCTGTTATGGCTGGCATTTAAATCGGGTAAATCCGCGCTGTCCCGCTCTGGTGTGACTGAATTTGAGGCCGGCGATGAGAGAGTCGCGTATGGTAAACTTTTCCGTCAGGGTATCCTGATGCACGTTGGCAATCCCAAAGCCATCCTCACCTGGGTGGCAATCATGTCCGTTGCGCTCAAACCGGACCTGTCAGCTTCTACTTTACCCATGATCATCTTCGGCTGTGCGGCTATTTGCGTGGTGGTATTCTGCGGCTATGCGTTGCTGTTTTCTACAGCAGTCATGGGCGCATTTTATCGTCGTATCCGCCGCGGGCTTGACGCGCTATTGGCGTGCTGCTTCGCGTTTGCGGGTCTAAAGATGATATATACATGTAG